One Corynebacterium matruchotii genomic window, GGCTCCATGAGGTAGCACGCATCATGGGCCGCCGCAGCCAACTACTCAAGCTTGTCGGGTGGATTCTCATCCCCTGCTGGGCGTGGATTCTCGTGGCGTTTCTCCTGCTCTGGGGATACCAAATTATGGCCATGGGTGCGGTGATTTATCCGCACCCATTGACGCTTTTACTGGCCGTAATTATGGGGACAACATGGTCCATTTTGGGGATAGTTTTTGTCTGGGTACTACCGCATATTGTCGGGTTGCTTATGGCCATTATTATGCCATTTATGGTGACGTCTTTTGCCTGGACTCTTCCCGATTTTAGGTGGCGGCATATGTTTGGGGTGCCATCGTTTTGTTGCGGATTATCTTCCACGCTCAATACGAATATGGTTCTTGCCTCAACCTTGTGTTTAACCAGCATTGCCACCGTTGGCATAGCATTTATCCTATTTGTGCGTGGTGTCCCGGCCATGCAGGTCACGCGGGTGATTTCTGGTGCCATCATGGTCATTGGTGTGGGCGGGTTTGGTGGTTCCGCAATGATAGCCCAATCATTGGAAAACTTTGCCGCCACCCAACCCCGAGACATCAGGGAATCCGTGTGCCGGAATGGCATGTGTTTCTGGCCGGAGCACACGGAGGAACAGATCGCGGCTAATAGTGCAGCATACGACCAGATTCGCGCAACAATGCCGGCCCAATGGTTGCCGCCAATGTCACCGACCACGCCTGCGATCAGCCCGGACCCCAACTTTAAGATTGGTGTCATCAATGAATCATCATGGATGCTGGGAGAACCGAACTCGCCGCTGCCCTTCACAGACAGCGTGGATAAAAATGAAATATATGGTCATTTTGCCAACATTCTGGTTTCGAGACAGCTGGGATTTCTGATTCCGCTTATCGATGCGGATAACTGGCAGAAATGGGCGAGCCACCAATCAAAACCAGCATCCCCGGAGGAGATTTATTCATGGGTCGATTCAGAGTTGAAACAACGAGGACTTTCCGATATTAAGCCACAATAAAAGAATGAGTAAATTTCGATAACGCCATTTACTTCGGATGTTTTTTATGCTTAAAATTTAATCATATTTGAGGAGGTTATGATGAAAGAATTATTCATGGATCCCCGGCGGGTTCTCAAGGCATTTGGTGCCGTGATCGTGGGGGTGATTGCCTACTGCGTGCTGGTCGCTCCCCTGGTCAAGGAAGGCAGTTACAGTGATGTTGTGCGCGATACTCTCGCATCGGTGGGCGTGGGATACTGTGCCGCTGTCGTGGTCGTTGGCGCCCTGTGGCTCGGGGTTATCGCGGTGATCAACCGTCGTAAGCAATAACCAGCAAGAACACAACTAACGAGCACGGTGGCGTTGCTCCGCGGAGTAGCATGTTTCGTGCAGCAACGCCATATGGCTGCTATATTCGAGGCTTATTCAAGTTCCCGGCAACTGAATAAGCCTCTTTTGCTATCATTTACCGACTCGATAAGGGAAAATTATGCGCTATGTTCTATTGCTTCGCGGCATTAACGTTGGCGGCAAGAACAAGGTAGTCATGGCTGATCTCAAGGCCGATTTGGCGGAGCTGGGGTTCCAAAACCCGGTCTCCTATATCAATAGTGGCAACCTTGTTTTTGACAGCGAAAACCGGGAGGCGAAGATCGCGGAAACCCTGACGGACTATTTCCGCAGCACCTATGATTTTCCCCTCCCGTTTATCCTCATCAGTGCTGCCACGCTCCGCAAGGAGGCGGCCCAGGTGCCGGATTGGTGGCGGGACGAGACGGCCTACCGGCGGGATGTGCTCTTTTACCTGCCCGAGGCGAAGAAAGACGAGATTGAAGCAGCCACCGCGGATTGGGCCACCGACACGGAGCGGCTGCATTTCGGCCACACGGCCTTCTTTTACAGCAACACTAACCAGGCGGATTATCTCAAG contains:
- a CDS encoding DUF1697 domain-containing protein, which codes for MRYVLLLRGINVGGKNKVVMADLKADLAELGFQNPVSYINSGNLVFDSENREAKIAETLTDYFRSTYDFPLPFILISAATLRKEAAQVPDWWRDETAYRRDVLFYLPEAKKDEIEAATADWATDTERLHFGHTAFFYSNTNQADYLKSNYHKKLLKASFYKQLTIRNGKTFQKLIELADEA